The Chloroflexota bacterium genome has a window encoding:
- a CDS encoding thiamine pyrophosphate-dependent enzyme, translating to TTISGKGAISEHDPLSVGALGAIQGGRLGRGRVAAQIVQESDVVLLIGSRTNQMATSNWTIPAPTSTLIHVDIDPMEIGRNFTTHLGIVADAKLAIRELTDALRARAYEPRNPRTAEIESLLHDWESDNQEIETSSTVPIHPGRLVHEIRPFITPDTILVSDASSPFMWASSHLKVEAGPTFISPRGTGAIGTGVPIALGAKLAAPEKQVICFEGDGGLMCGILAELEVGARYNLGMPVVVFNNGTYLHEKNRMRGPLREEMDFSTGINFATIAKGLTCEGIRVERPDEIAQAMRRALDNRHNVTVVDVVVDHQEGFPAGGE from the coding sequence CCACCACGATTTCCGGCAAGGGCGCGATATCCGAGCACGATCCGCTGAGCGTCGGCGCGCTCGGGGCCATTCAGGGGGGCAGGCTCGGCCGAGGTCGCGTCGCCGCGCAGATCGTGCAGGAATCGGACGTCGTGCTCCTCATCGGCAGCCGGACCAATCAGATGGCGACCAGCAACTGGACAATTCCGGCGCCCACGTCGACCCTCATCCACGTAGACATCGACCCGATGGAGATCGGGCGGAACTTCACGACGCACCTCGGCATCGTCGCGGACGCGAAGCTGGCGATCCGCGAGCTAACGGACGCCCTCCGCGCGCGGGCCTATGAGCCGCGCAACCCGCGAACCGCGGAGATCGAGAGCCTCCTCCACGACTGGGAGTCGGACAATCAGGAGATCGAGACGTCGTCCACCGTCCCCATCCATCCCGGGCGCTTGGTGCACGAGATCCGGCCGTTCATCACGCCCGACACGATCCTCGTGTCCGACGCTTCGAGCCCCTTCATGTGGGCGAGCAGCCACCTCAAGGTGGAGGCGGGGCCGACATTCATCAGTCCGCGCGGAACAGGCGCCATCGGCACGGGCGTGCCCATCGCGCTGGGAGCGAAGCTGGCCGCGCCGGAGAAGCAGGTGATCTGTTTCGAGGGCGACGGCGGACTCATGTGCGGCATCCTGGCAGAGCTGGAGGTGGGGGCGCGCTACAACCTCGGAATGCCCGTCGTCGTCTTCAACAACGGAACGTACCTCCACGAGAAGAACCGCATGCGCGGTCCGCTGCGCGAGGAGATGGACTTCTCCACCGGCATCAACTTCGCCACCATCGCCAAGGGGCTGACCTGCGAGGGGATCCGGGTCGAGCGCCCGGACGAGATCGCGCAGGCAATGCGCCGCGCCCTCGACAACCGCCACAACGTGACGGTCGTGGACGTCGTCGTGGACCATCAGGAGGGCTTCCCGGCCGGTGGAGAATAG
- a CDS encoding TAXI family TRAP transporter solute-binding subunit — MQVDRPSPTNIRSSLMLETLAEMIRPRSFAASITRIEMSRPGDEAPAHVAVGSDAVGLVPLVARGEIDVSTLNPSGILTAAYLGTGPFPEAYPLRAVAVIPSRDWMAFAVSKSCGLRSLADIKAKRFPLRVSVRADRTNVTHLYIHEVLKAYGFSLDDVVSWGGSVSYDPGVPFMPERAGRARAGEVDAIFDEGVTRFIPMLDELNMELLPVDEDVLAKMDALGLHRATLPRALFPNLPVDVPTLDFSGWPVYTSVHASDDFIYEFCRALDVRRAHIIWQQPGPLPIGDMCRDTPSAPLRIPLHPAAERYWTDAGYL, encoded by the coding sequence GTGCAAGTCGACCGACCCAGCCCGACGAATATCCGCTCGTCTCTCATGCTCGAAACGCTCGCGGAGATGATCCGGCCGCGGTCCTTTGCCGCATCGATCACCCGCATCGAGATGAGCCGCCCGGGCGACGAGGCGCCCGCCCACGTCGCCGTTGGAAGCGACGCCGTCGGTCTCGTGCCCCTCGTTGCCCGAGGCGAGATCGATGTCTCCACCCTCAATCCGAGCGGCATTCTGACGGCCGCGTACCTCGGGACAGGCCCCTTCCCGGAGGCCTACCCGCTGCGCGCGGTCGCCGTCATCCCGTCGCGCGACTGGATGGCGTTTGCCGTCTCGAAGTCGTGCGGCCTGCGGTCGCTGGCGGACATCAAGGCGAAGCGCTTTCCCCTCCGGGTGTCGGTGCGGGCCGATCGGACCAATGTGACGCACCTCTACATTCATGAGGTGCTCAAGGCCTACGGGTTCTCCCTGGACGACGTCGTTTCCTGGGGTGGAAGCGTGTCGTACGATCCCGGCGTGCCCTTTATGCCGGAGCGGGCCGGAAGAGCGAGAGCGGGCGAGGTAGACGCGATCTTCGACGAGGGAGTCACGCGCTTCATCCCGATGCTGGACGAGCTGAACATGGAGCTGTTGCCGGTGGACGAGGACGTGCTGGCGAAGATGGACGCCCTGGGGCTTCATCGTGCGACGCTGCCCCGCGCCCTGTTCCCCAACCTGCCCGTCGACGTTCCGACGCTGGACTTCAGCGGGTGGCCCGTCTACACCAGCGTCCACGCATCGGACGACTTCATCTACGAGTTCTGCCGCGCGCTGGACGTGCGGCGCGCCCACATCATCTGGCAGCAGCCCGGCCCGCTGCCCATCGGCGACATGTGTCGCGACACGCCCTCCGCGCCCCTGCGGATCCCGCTCCATCCCGCAGCGGAACGGTACTGGACGGACGCGGGCTATCTGTAG